The following are encoded in a window of Camelus ferus isolate YT-003-E chromosome 28, BCGSAC_Cfer_1.0, whole genome shotgun sequence genomic DNA:
- the CHCHD5 gene encoding coiled-coil-helix-coiled-coil-helix domain-containing protein 5 — translation MQAALEITARYCGRELEQYGQCVAAKPESWQRDCHHLKMSIAQCTSSHPIIRQIRQACAEPFEAFEECLRQNEAAVGNCAEHVRRFLQCAEQVQPTHLPSTVETQPLPAS, via the exons AT GCAGGCAGCCCTGGAGATCACTGCTCGCTACTGCGGCCGGGAGCTGGAGCAGTATGGCCAGTGTGTGGCGGCTAAGCCTGAGTCATGGCAGCGGGACTGTCACCACCTTAAGATGAGCATTGCTCAGTGCACGTCCTCCCA CCCGATCATCCGCCAGATCCGCCAGGCCTGCGCGGAGCCTTTTGAGGCCTTTGAGGAGTGTCTTCGGCAGAACGAGGCCGCCGTGGGCAACTGTGCTGAGCATGTGCGCCGCTTCCTGCAGTGCGCCGAGCAGGTGCAGCCAACACACCTGCCCTCCACCGTGGAG